The DNA region ACTGATGAATTTCATATGCGCGCTGGTATCCAATATTACGGTAGTAGTGCGTCATCAAAATGCGACAGCGTTGACGGAAGAGAGTGGCGACGTGCATCAGTTTTATTATTGCTGGTgtgagtattttttttttaaaacagtgaTTTTGAAGTTTCACGAGGAATTAGAGAGGCTGTTTTTGTACACAGCTACCTACTGCCTCACTAAATCATTGTTGTCGTCAACGCTATCCGGTTTTGCATGgactaaaaacaaatacagtaagTTAATTAATGCGAGCGTAAACCTGTCACACTGTGAGCAGCTAAATTAACTCTTAATTTCTATCACTGTTCTTGTTTCCCCGCCCTTTATTGGACCGTTTTGTTTCCCTGTTTCTTGCAGAAGCCGCCATGTTTCACAACAGTTCACAGGGGAAATTCTGGATTTTTAAAAGTGAAGACGAAGTCGAGCAGAAGAGATACAAGGCCAACCAGAAAGTCCGTAACAAGATAATAGAAAGTGGAAAGGTATGTAGTACATAAACATAGCACCAAACGAGAAAAATATGCCAATGTATGTTTACTTCACCTCCTCCCGCCTCTCTGTCTGAATCAGCCTGGAGTGAGCGAGTCCAAGTTGTTGGAGCATCACGAGGAAGACGTTTTATTCCGCCACTATGAGAAGAGGATGCTGGACTTCTGCAATGCTTTCAAGCCTGTAATGCCCAAGTCTGttgtggtatgtgtgtgtgtgtgtgtgtgtgtgctttcttttCATCTGTGTGGGAACAATATGACCTTACTGCCTGTAGATATCTAACCcgtgtgtgtctcacctgtgCAGGGTACAGCCATCATGTACTTCAGAAGATTCTACCTGAACAACTCAATTATGGAGCATCACCCTAGGATTATCATGTGAGTACAGATGTGTTAGAGCGGAAATTAAATAAGCGACCATTTCCAAAGCTTGAATGAACAATTAATCCTCCCACCTGTAGGTAATAGTGGTAGGATCCAATTATTGAATTAATAAATTGCCTCCAATTGTGTGTTACAAATGCAGGAAGTCATTTAATTTGGAGGAAATTCATCATGTTACCAACCTCTTGTATCTGTGACTTTAGTTTTTATCAGTTTTTGTAATTTGACGGTATACTGTTTGTAGCTTTCAGCCCAACTTTAGTAAACAATCCTTGTAGAAAATAGAGCGATGCtagattgattaaaaaaaacgtaACACTTGACCTGACAAACTATTTATTCGGTTCATACTTGCCCATCAATCCAGGCTCAACTCAATGTTGagtaaagtatttaaaatgttcctttctTTGTCTGAAGGTTACCGAATTATTAGAGTTTTGTAAACTATCGTTTAAGGTATACAAACACCACAAATGTATATTGTTCAGCCTTGCCGTTACCAATCTATACAACCTATTTCAAACTTGTCTTCCTGTTTCAGGCTGACGTGTGCATACCTGTCCTGTAAAGTGGATGAGTTCAACGTGTCCAGCACCCAGTTCGTGGGAAACCTTCTGCAGGAGACGCCCGCAGGGCAGGAAAGGGTTCTGGAGCAGATCCTGGAGTATGAGCTGCTGCTGATCCAACAACTCAAGTTTCACCTGGTGGTCCACAACCCCTACAGACCAATGGAGGGTCTGCTCATCGACCTCAAGGTGGGTGGATTCCTGGGGAGCTTCCAGTGTTACTCTTGTACTCATAAACTGTCGCAGTGCTAATCTAGTACTCAAGAAATTCAGATTATTTGTCCTGTCTCAATGAATTATGTCCCTTCCATCCAGACAAGATTCCCCACGCTGGAGAACCCAGAATCGCTGAGGAAGAATGCTGATGACTTTCTGACACAGGCAGCCATGACCGACGCAGGACTGCTGTTTCCCCCCTCACAGATCGCTCTAACAGCTATTCTGAACAGCGCATCGAGAGCCGGTCTCAGCATGGAGAGGTGGGTCATCATGAATGTTAAAACCAGGAGCCTCGCTAAGCTTAAAGATTTTTTAAGTAATTTAGTaataaactgcattttgttttccttaaaTAATCAACTCGTCACAAAGTCATTTGTTTGTATAGCAACGAATAGAAAATGTTCCACCAGAATGTTAATgtgtaaattaaaaacaaacctttttgtttgtcGTTTCAAAGCTACCTGAACGAATGTTTGGGACTGAAAGAGGACAAAGAGACTCTCTCAAAGATGTATGAATCAATGAGCCGTGAGTAAACTGCACCTTCTATGTGACGCCACAAGATGGCGATATTGAGCCATGTTGCGCGTCACTGCAGGATGGTACATAGGACAAGTCTTAGCGGAGATGAATGTAAATAGTTTCTGTGTTCTTCCAGGGATGAAAACCCTAAAGAAGTA from Cottoperca gobio chromosome 9, fCotGob3.1, whole genome shotgun sequence includes:
- the ccnh gene encoding cyclin-H isoform X1, with the protein product MFHNSSQGKFWIFKSEDEVEQKRYKANQKVRNKIIESGKPGVSESKLLEHHEEDVLFRHYEKRMLDFCNAFKPVMPKSVVGTAIMYFRRFYLNNSIMEHHPRIIMLTCAYLSCKVDEFNVSSTQFVGNLLQETPAGQERVLEQILEYELLLIQQLKFHLVVHNPYRPMEGLLIDLKTRFPTLENPESLRKNADDFLTQAAMTDAGLLFPPSQIALTAILNSASRAGLSMESYLNECLGLKEDKETLSKMYESMSRMKTLKKYELPKAEEVNAYKKKLDRIHAEFSSSSNKRKRGYEEDGHVAKEARLTEEQEWTDEDLV
- the ccnh gene encoding cyclin-H isoform X2; this translates as MFHNSSQGKFWIFKSEDEVEQKRYKANQKVRNKIIESGKPGVSESKLLEHHEEDVLFRHYEKRMLDFCNAFKPVMPKSVVGTAIMYFRRFYLNNSIMEHHPRIIMLTCAYLSCKVDEFNVSSTQFVGNLLQETPAGQERVLEQILEYELLLIQQLKFHLVVHNPYRPMEGLLIDLKTRFPTLENPESLRKNADDFLTQAAMTDAGLLFPPSQIALTAILNSASRAGLSMESYLNECLGLKEDKETLSKMYESMSRMKTLKKYELPKAEEVNAYKKKLDRIHAEFSSSSNKRKRGYEEDGHVAKEARLTEEEWTDEDLV